Proteins encoded within one genomic window of Empedobacter falsenii:
- the dinB gene encoding DNA polymerase IV — protein sequence MQRKIIHIDMDAFFASVEQRDFPELRGKCIAVGGNEERGVIATASYEARKYGVGSAMSSVVAKRKCPQLIFVKPRFQVYKEVSNQIREIFLEYTDLVEPLSLDEAFLDVTINHKNIEIATDIANEIKQKIKERTNLTASAGVSFNKFLAKIASDYNKPDGLYVITPKMSESFIDQLPIKKFHGIGKVTAERMQMMGIHTGLDLKNLELEKLLREFGKSGKYYYNIVRGLDFREVNPTRLRKSSGSETTFSKDLETLEEMQIALFPLMEDVWNFSLKTSIYGRTITVKIKHNDFSVTTKSKSASFPIKNRDLFDQICYDLLTEGYSSEKPVRLLGVAISNLSNNQKKFGTQLEIPFREII from the coding sequence ATGCAGCGTAAGATTATTCACATCGATATGGACGCTTTTTTTGCTTCTGTTGAACAACGAGATTTTCCCGAATTAAGAGGAAAATGCATTGCTGTTGGCGGAAATGAAGAGCGAGGTGTGATTGCTACCGCTAGTTACGAAGCTAGAAAATATGGAGTTGGCTCTGCAATGTCCTCTGTTGTTGCAAAGCGCAAATGTCCGCAATTAATATTTGTAAAACCTCGATTTCAAGTTTATAAAGAAGTTTCGAATCAAATTCGTGAAATATTTCTTGAATATACTGATTTGGTCGAACCTTTATCTTTGGATGAAGCTTTTTTGGATGTAACAATTAACCATAAAAACATCGAAATTGCAACGGATATAGCAAACGAAATCAAACAAAAAATAAAAGAACGAACAAATTTGACTGCTTCAGCAGGTGTTTCGTTCAATAAATTTTTAGCTAAAATTGCTTCGGACTATAACAAACCTGATGGACTTTATGTTATTACACCTAAAATGTCTGAAAGTTTTATTGATCAATTACCAATCAAAAAATTTCATGGAATTGGAAAAGTAACTGCCGAACGTATGCAAATGATGGGTATTCATACAGGTTTGGACTTGAAGAATCTAGAATTAGAAAAACTCTTACGCGAATTCGGAAAATCTGGTAAATACTATTACAATATTGTTAGAGGATTAGATTTTAGAGAGGTCAATCCTACTCGATTGCGAAAATCATCTGGTTCAGAAACAACTTTTAGCAAAGATTTAGAAACATTAGAAGAAATGCAAATCGCTTTATTTCCACTAATGGAAGATGTTTGGAACTTTTCCTTGAAAACATCAATTTATGGAAGAACAATAACTGTAAAAATAAAACACAATGATTTTTCGGTTACTACAAAAAGTAAATCAGCTTCATTTCCAATTAAAAATAGAGACCTTTTTGATCAAATTTGTTATGATTTATTAACCGAAGGTTACTCTTCAGAAAAACCTGTTCGACTATTAGGTGTTGCTATTTCAAATTTATCCAATAATCAAAAAAAATTCGGAACTCAACTTGAAATTCCTTTTAGAGAAATTATATAA
- a CDS encoding cation:proton antiporter domain-containing protein, which produces MEEHLPKLITDLGLILCVGAVTTLIFKRINQPLVLGYIIAGFLVGPHFEYIPSVAEEHNVEIWAKIGVIFLLFSLGLEFSFKKLLNVGGSASITAIVEIICIVTVGYFVGRFMNWSTMDSIFLGGLLASSSTTIIIRAFDELGLKRKKFANVVFGILIVEDIVVILLMVMLSTMAVSQHFNGAEMINSFVKLGFFLAVWFIGGIFIIPTFLRSIKNYLDDETLLIISIGLCLGMVYIADSVGFSIELGAFVMGSILAETVYAEKIEHNFQSVKNLFATIFFISIGMMIDPVSMYEHKWAILIVTLLTIFGKLIFTTLGAIISGQPLKQSVQVGMSMAQIGEFAFIVAGLGLSLGVTSDFLFPVAVGVSAITTFTTPYLIKSSDKVYTLLEKILPQKFIQGVENYSSDTQHIQNENKWNKIIKQTVSTIFINGIIIIAITLIIKSYVLFLLTDWFTYFGASLVSLTLTFVLCIPFIWAIIGNRPKREIIREFWDESNYNRAPIIAIISIRLTLVVVAVIFIYNQFFSSTIASIILVIGLLITMYFLSKYFNQFYNYIQTKFIYNLNEREILTKKIEEKKKQDKFQYTWDNTHISDMIVPQNANFIGVPLGELDWRTKFQINIAYIKRGDRIIQTPNSESVLYPFDKIGIIGTDEHIQRFEKYLQIIGETPPENNDLKNTDNFTLDKVVIPNDFCVLEHKSIGWVKDTAKGIVVSIERDGKMIHNPDRNVPIELGDYLTIVADKKNLKNFIQEYHLK; this is translated from the coding sequence ATGGAAGAACACCTGCCAAAACTCATTACCGATCTTGGATTAATTCTATGTGTAGGCGCTGTGACGACGCTTATTTTCAAACGCATCAACCAACCTCTTGTTTTAGGTTATATTATTGCTGGTTTTTTAGTTGGACCACATTTCGAATATATTCCATCTGTTGCAGAAGAACATAATGTGGAGATTTGGGCAAAAATTGGTGTTATATTTCTACTTTTTAGTCTTGGATTAGAATTTAGTTTCAAAAAATTGCTCAATGTTGGTGGCTCTGCCTCCATCACTGCAATTGTTGAAATTATTTGCATCGTAACCGTTGGTTATTTTGTTGGTCGATTTATGAATTGGTCTACAATGGACAGTATTTTCCTCGGCGGTTTATTAGCCAGTTCTTCTACAACCATTATTATTAGGGCGTTTGATGAATTAGGTTTAAAACGAAAAAAATTCGCGAATGTCGTTTTCGGAATTTTAATTGTAGAAGATATTGTGGTCATTTTATTGATGGTTATGCTTTCTACAATGGCTGTTAGCCAGCATTTTAACGGAGCAGAAATGATTAATTCTTTCGTTAAATTAGGTTTCTTTTTAGCGGTTTGGTTTATTGGAGGAATCTTTATTATTCCAACTTTTCTACGTTCAATTAAGAATTATTTAGATGATGAAACTTTACTAATTATCTCAATTGGGTTATGTCTTGGAATGGTTTACATTGCTGATAGCGTAGGTTTTTCAATAGAATTAGGTGCATTTGTAATGGGTTCTATTCTCGCTGAAACTGTTTATGCAGAAAAAATCGAACATAATTTTCAATCTGTAAAAAATCTATTCGCAACAATTTTCTTTATTTCTATTGGAATGATGATTGATCCCGTTTCGATGTACGAACACAAATGGGCAATTTTGATTGTGACCTTGTTGACGATTTTCGGAAAGTTAATTTTTACCACTTTAGGTGCTATAATTTCAGGACAACCGCTAAAACAATCTGTACAAGTAGGAATGAGCATGGCACAAATTGGTGAATTTGCTTTCATCGTTGCTGGTTTAGGACTTTCTCTTGGTGTAACAAGCGACTTCTTATTTCCTGTTGCAGTTGGTGTTTCGGCAATTACAACATTTACAACACCTTATTTAATAAAATCATCTGACAAAGTTTATACTTTATTGGAAAAAATTCTTCCGCAAAAATTCATTCAAGGTGTTGAAAATTATTCATCTGATACACAACATATTCAAAACGAAAATAAATGGAATAAAATCATCAAACAAACGGTTTCAACAATTTTCATCAATGGAATAATCATTATCGCAATCACATTAATCATAAAAAGCTACGTTTTATTCTTATTAACCGATTGGTTTACCTATTTTGGCGCAAGTTTGGTCAGCCTTACATTGACATTTGTATTGTGTATTCCATTTATTTGGGCAATTATTGGAAATCGTCCAAAAAGAGAAATTATCCGAGAGTTTTGGGATGAATCTAATTACAATCGTGCACCAATTATTGCAATTATTTCTATACGTTTAACTTTAGTTGTAGTTGCTGTAATCTTTATTTATAATCAATTTTTCTCAAGTACAATTGCCTCAATTATTTTGGTTATTGGATTATTGATTACTATGTATTTTCTTTCGAAATATTTCAATCAATTTTACAATTATATTCAAACAAAATTCATTTATAACTTAAATGAACGTGAAATTTTGACTAAAAAAATTGAAGAGAAAAAGAAACAAGATAAATTTCAATATACTTGGGATAACACACACATTTCGGATATGATTGTTCCACAAAATGCGAATTTTATTGGTGTTCCTTTGGGTGAATTGGATTGGCGAACAAAATTTCAGATCAATATTGCCTATATCAAACGTGGGGACCGAATCATTCAGACTCCAAATTCTGAATCAGTTTTATATCCTTTCGATAAAATTGGAATTATTGGAACGGATGAACATATTCAACGATTTGAGAAGTATTTGCAAATTATTGGTGAAACTCCTCCAGAAAATAATGATCTTAAAAATACAGATAATTTTACGTTGGATAAAGTAGTTATTCCGAATGATTTTTGTGTTTTGGAGCATAAATCGATTGGTTGGGTAAAAGATACGGCGAAAGGAATTGTGGTTTCGATAGAGCGCGATGGTAAAATGATTCATAATCCTGATCGAAATGTACCGATTGAACTGGGCGATTATTTGACAATTGTTGCCGATAAGAAAAACTTAAAAAACTTTATTCAGGAGTATCATTTAAAATAA
- a CDS encoding T9SS-dependent M36 family metallopeptidase, which translates to MKKNLTLIFSAFLLSMSAYAQTAEQIVDNYEAKAIAGNVEYKFAQTINDDLNQRVYTQRTFQGIPIYNSYSTYIIKDKQVISKTSSENFNISLKNADISPSLNFNDALNKVAQSEGLKFFSDSKIDQNGVYFSKDDSSELVYYINDQNQAILSYAFSYQLVKDNHNDIIHVIVNAMNGAILEKHNNTLSCGFDHGAFHNENLATFNKADWDWLYADVKNVASPQYNVYQLPLEAPNRGGRSFADLSVSNATASPNGWHNTAESTVKTRTEGNNVRAVRDHDSKGYQTYNSISNTVTIKDTDYADGGNDLNFDFPMNLSNHPYTNWEGATTNLFYMNNMMHDIFYNYGFTEANGNFQKVNFDKGGTGNDDVVALAQTGVSLGYTNNATFATPADGRSPRMAMYLWNKTPEPLIINSPANIAGSYQATVPTWGGTLTSTALTGDLALIVKSETTGTPYDGCGTITNAAEVNDKIAIIYRGDCSFAIKVKNAQNAGAKAAIIVNNVDGMINMSGDDTTITIPAISISKADGDAIMQELQNKVVVNGSLLKPDESFIDGSLDNGIIAHEYGHGISNRLTGPITNANCLNNLEQMGEGWSDFFGLMITQLPSDISTTKRGIGTFAVGEKKEGVGIRPTVYSTDMTVNPARYGFLKTYGNSDSPHNTGYVWASMLWDLNWKMVNKYGFSPDLYNGKAGNNMAIQLVMTGLKLQPCFPGFVDGRDAILKADEQLNNGVNKCEIWEAFSARGLGYSAKQGSSNSRTDGTEAFDMPPVEELECKLATSDVKQSTFQMYPNPAKDVVYIVDKSIKNDIKVDIVDMTGKVVSTSNVKFDGQKGTVSTDNLPKGIYILKFETGNGTITKKLIKN; encoded by the coding sequence ATGAAGAAAAATTTAACGCTGATATTTTCTGCGTTTCTTTTATCTATGTCTGCTTATGCCCAAACGGCAGAGCAAATTGTAGATAATTATGAAGCAAAGGCCATAGCAGGTAATGTTGAGTATAAATTTGCTCAAACAATTAATGATGATCTTAATCAAAGGGTTTACACACAAAGAACTTTCCAAGGTATTCCAATTTATAACAGTTATTCAACATATATAATAAAGGATAAACAGGTTATTTCTAAAACTTCATCAGAAAATTTTAATATATCATTAAAGAATGCAGATATTTCTCCATCTTTAAATTTTAACGATGCTTTAAATAAAGTAGCTCAATCAGAAGGATTAAAATTTTTTTCAGATTCAAAAATAGACCAAAATGGCGTATATTTTTCGAAAGATGATTCTTCAGAATTGGTTTATTATATTAATGACCAAAACCAAGCAATTTTAAGTTATGCATTTAGTTATCAATTGGTAAAAGATAACCATAATGATATCATTCATGTTATTGTTAACGCAATGAATGGTGCAATTTTAGAAAAACATAACAACACATTAAGCTGTGGTTTTGATCATGGAGCTTTTCATAATGAGAATTTAGCTACATTTAATAAAGCTGATTGGGATTGGTTATATGCAGATGTTAAAAATGTAGCATCACCACAATACAATGTTTACCAATTACCTTTAGAAGCTCCTAATCGTGGAGGAAGATCATTTGCTGATCTTTCTGTTTCAAATGCAACTGCATCACCGAATGGTTGGCATAACACAGCAGAATCAACTGTAAAAACAAGAACAGAAGGAAACAATGTAAGAGCTGTTAGGGATCATGATTCTAAAGGGTATCAGACTTATAATTCTATATCAAATACAGTAACAATCAAAGATACTGATTATGCTGATGGAGGAAATGATCTGAATTTTGATTTTCCAATGAATTTGTCTAACCATCCTTATACTAATTGGGAAGGTGCAACCACTAATTTGTTCTATATGAACAATATGATGCATGATATTTTCTATAATTATGGTTTTACAGAGGCTAATGGAAATTTTCAAAAAGTTAATTTTGATAAAGGAGGAACAGGTAATGATGATGTTGTAGCCTTGGCACAAACAGGAGTGTCGTTAGGGTACACTAACAATGCTACTTTTGCTACACCTGCAGACGGAAGATCTCCAAGAATGGCAATGTACTTATGGAATAAAACTCCAGAACCACTAATTATTAATAGTCCTGCTAACATAGCTGGTAGTTATCAAGCTACTGTTCCTACTTGGGGAGGTACATTAACTTCTACTGCTTTAACTGGAGATCTTGCCTTAATTGTAAAAAGTGAAACGACAGGTACGCCTTATGATGGTTGTGGGACAATCACAAATGCTGCAGAAGTAAATGATAAGATAGCAATTATATACCGTGGAGATTGTTCTTTTGCTATAAAAGTAAAAAATGCTCAGAATGCTGGAGCTAAAGCTGCTATTATTGTAAATAATGTAGATGGGATGATTAATATGTCTGGAGATGATACAACAATTACAATTCCAGCAATTTCTATTAGTAAAGCAGATGGAGATGCAATTATGCAAGAATTGCAAAATAAAGTAGTCGTTAATGGATCTTTATTAAAACCAGATGAATCATTTATTGATGGAAGTTTAGACAACGGAATTATTGCACATGAATATGGACATGGAATTTCTAATCGCTTGACTGGTCCAATCACAAATGCTAACTGTTTGAATAATCTTGAACAAATGGGTGAAGGTTGGTCTGATTTCTTTGGATTGATGATTACTCAATTGCCATCTGATATAAGTACTACTAAAAGAGGAATAGGAACATTTGCTGTAGGTGAAAAGAAAGAAGGTGTTGGAATTCGTCCTACAGTTTATTCGACTGATATGACAGTTAATCCTGCTAGATATGGGTTCTTAAAAACTTATGGTAATTCAGATTCTCCTCACAATACTGGTTACGTATGGGCTTCTATGCTTTGGGATTTAAACTGGAAAATGGTTAATAAATATGGTTTCTCTCCAGATTTATATAATGGTAAAGCTGGTAATAATATGGCTATACAATTAGTAATGACAGGTCTTAAATTACAACCTTGTTTTCCAGGATTTGTAGATGGACGTGATGCTATTCTTAAAGCTGACGAACAATTAAATAATGGAGTTAATAAGTGTGAGATTTGGGAAGCATTTTCAGCTCGTGGTTTAGGTTATAGCGCTAAACAAGGAAGTTCTAACAGTAGAACAGATGGAACAGAAGCTTTTGATATGCCACCAGTTGAAGAGTTAGAATGTAAACTAGCTACTTCTGATGTTAAACAATCTACTTTCCAAATGTATCCTAATCCAGCTAAGGATGTAGTTTACATTGTTGATAAATCTATTAAAAATGATATCAAAGTTGATATTGTTGATATGACAGGTAAAGTTGTTTCAACTTCTAATGTAAAATTTGATGGTCAAAAAGGAACAGTTTCCACTGATAATCTACCAAAAGGTATTTACATCTTAAAATTTGAAACAGGTAATGGAACTATTACAAAAAAATTGATTAAAAACTAA
- a CDS encoding DUF4132 domain-containing protein, which yields MPTLIEILTPFETKNKTKELEKKLKKSSELSLLPKSIKKEVAELGLLILKGNTDYYSEIDYGTKQFFKLKELISDNIWEDKKYYKLLELFYGEELAPYVKNSWNKMSQHIYQSGYYRRSFRAPNQKDYILVKQINFLRNLLTKPSQYTSEGYKYYDLPIVEQIRYSSDIGINDSYTLIWSEMIDQGNQQIYQLMEDIIYGKDPTGKVSRNIIKALLNSHKPEAWELVEKLLLSAQRQEGLRQTILETLDETSVGALQSLIKVIINEKLARFSSVVRAVDTWTGLGWEAEKETTIRNILAFADQFLTHPETIEKGIESKNNNEVYMALWSQGVTDIDISLNYLDKLLEKGTIEKKCLALKFASETSIYEKEIRLYNKALDEVNLQVFSFFLPRMISVTSSFKFPNDDTLIGLFDKVLHLAETIQEKEKTFEGKVFSWLNTKFSKDDLYSVAINLIGEDQTKLERILALFDQLSLSLRESLTRLVLKDFYSYSYYYMDQKKSTTKVSDFQREFALKVIKDRGESIVASALNTLKHSELNQQEIESIQDLFKRKSANLRKHLIQLILLQNDEIISTFTQNLIEKGDAEQRLAGLDILLQLNKEKRATDFIKQTVSSFNERKKITEKETILLKQLDPKSSNDILSIENGYGIYNPANITPFELPKLDKDSVYLKYTKKNKYGFSKSENEIVKNLEQLKDLYLQNKDYEYEYEDWNNSVITDLLGNSFNPLKRNTQNLTADEKFANYPLHETWEKWYLDSKLTPIDLYLLTMEEECDRKVWRTILENYVFYNKGKIPNPLKTDYYWNNPLKSILFILQEKFPFEDANNFVIDATIQLFSALPKDVINYQSKRDKNNYYYNEEFGNGWQNERFFDVFLNKINLINLEKDDVQKVWNIYRWRQYNGLEENIKFNKPPLYIYCLAYQNKFITKDEMYEGILDPDCINEITSDRKNYRYQGSKTMQEDFPFLTEMIENIREKFLDVELKRGDSNTNVTQFVQSFEHIYGINRFVEILDKLGKAKLFKGYIYSWRYTDVTKQKLFSFLIKRCLPLETDTQEEFNQLVKKAKISESRLIEASVYAPQWQKLVSNYLDWKGLDAAIWWMHAHTKTSGYQAENAELESEVAKYSSIDIQDFKDGAVDKDWFTKAYKELGKSRWEILYEAAKYISDGNGHRRARLYADTLTGDLKIREVTAKVKDKRDQDYLRVYGLVPLSKTNAEKDVLSRYEYLQQFKKESREFGSMKQTSEALALRVALENLARNAGYPDPIRLTWAMESQQVQQILSKDTQVEIDGTTIGLIIDEDGKADLVTFKGDKQLKSIPPKLKKDKAVVELTNYRKTLREQFTRSRKGLEEAMIRGDDFLFSEIENLFSHPIISKHLEKLVFISSKNTIGFYVNGQLKDAKGNLQSIDSTEMFRIAHCYDLHQNSVWIDYQHYCFDQKLKQPFKQIFRELYIPTADELKEKSISRRYAGHQVQPKQTLALLKTRDWKVDYEEGLQKVFHKEGYQVKLYALADWFSLADVESPTLETIEFHSLKTHKNIPFEEINPRIFSEVMRDIDLVVSVAHVGGVDPEASHSTIEMRTVLLNETTRLFKLKNVETKGSHAYIKGEMAEYSVHLGSAVVHQVPGLYLSILPVQSQHRGRIFLPFADDDPKSAEVISKVLLLAKDSEIKDPTILSQIKREIN from the coding sequence ATGCCTACACTTATTGAAATTTTGACTCCATTTGAGACAAAAAACAAAACGAAAGAGCTAGAAAAAAAATTAAAAAAATCCTCAGAACTTTCTCTTTTACCTAAATCTATCAAAAAAGAAGTTGCCGAATTAGGATTATTAATTCTAAAAGGTAACACGGATTATTACTCAGAAATTGATTACGGAACCAAACAATTTTTCAAATTAAAAGAATTAATTTCTGACAATATCTGGGAAGATAAAAAATACTATAAATTATTAGAACTTTTTTATGGTGAAGAATTGGCTCCTTATGTAAAAAATAGTTGGAACAAAATGTCTCAACATATTTACCAATCGGGATATTACAGACGATCTTTTCGAGCACCTAATCAAAAAGATTACATTCTTGTCAAGCAGATCAATTTTCTACGAAATTTATTGACAAAACCTTCTCAATACACTTCCGAAGGCTATAAATACTATGATTTACCAATTGTTGAGCAAATTAGATATTCTTCTGACATCGGTATTAATGATAGTTACACATTGATTTGGTCTGAAATGATTGACCAAGGAAATCAACAGATTTATCAATTAATGGAAGATATTATTTACGGAAAAGATCCTACAGGAAAAGTTTCACGAAATATTATCAAAGCTTTATTAAATTCTCATAAACCTGAAGCTTGGGAATTGGTTGAAAAACTTTTGCTTTCTGCACAACGACAAGAAGGTTTGCGACAAACAATTCTCGAAACCTTAGACGAAACAAGTGTTGGCGCATTACAATCGTTGATAAAAGTTATTATTAATGAAAAATTAGCTCGCTTTTCTTCTGTTGTTCGCGCTGTAGATACGTGGACAGGATTAGGTTGGGAAGCTGAAAAAGAAACAACAATTCGTAATATCTTAGCTTTTGCTGATCAATTTTTGACTCATCCTGAAACCATAGAAAAAGGAATAGAAAGTAAAAACAACAACGAAGTTTATATGGCGCTTTGGTCGCAAGGTGTAACAGATATTGATATTTCATTAAACTATCTAGATAAATTACTTGAAAAAGGAACAATAGAAAAAAAATGTTTGGCTTTAAAATTTGCAAGCGAAACTTCTATTTACGAAAAAGAAATAAGGCTTTATAATAAAGCTTTAGACGAAGTTAATTTACAAGTTTTCTCTTTCTTTTTACCACGAATGATTTCTGTAACTTCATCATTCAAATTTCCTAACGATGATACTTTAATCGGTCTTTTTGATAAAGTTTTACATCTTGCAGAAACAATTCAAGAAAAGGAAAAAACATTCGAAGGAAAAGTATTTTCTTGGTTAAATACAAAATTCTCGAAAGACGATTTATATTCAGTTGCGATTAATTTAATTGGAGAAGACCAAACAAAACTTGAACGAATTCTAGCTCTATTTGATCAATTAAGTCTTTCGTTACGCGAATCTTTAACGCGTTTGGTTTTAAAAGATTTTTACAGTTATTCATATTATTATATGGATCAGAAAAAATCGACAACTAAAGTTTCTGATTTTCAGCGAGAATTTGCATTAAAAGTAATTAAAGATCGAGGCGAAAGTATTGTTGCTTCTGCTTTAAATACATTAAAACATTCAGAATTAAATCAACAAGAAATTGAATCGATTCAAGATTTATTTAAAAGAAAAAGTGCCAATCTTCGCAAACATTTAATTCAATTAATTCTTCTTCAAAATGATGAAATCATTTCAACTTTTACGCAAAATTTAATTGAAAAAGGTGATGCTGAACAGCGTTTGGCGGGATTAGACATTTTATTACAATTAAACAAAGAGAAACGTGCTACTGATTTTATAAAACAAACTGTCAGTTCTTTTAACGAGCGCAAAAAAATCACTGAAAAAGAAACTATTCTTTTAAAACAATTAGATCCAAAAAGTTCTAACGATATTTTATCTATAGAAAATGGTTATGGAATTTACAATCCAGCTAATATTACGCCATTCGAATTACCGAAATTGGATAAAGATTCGGTTTATTTGAAATATACAAAGAAGAATAAATACGGTTTTTCTAAGTCTGAAAACGAAATTGTTAAGAATTTAGAACAATTGAAAGATCTTTATCTTCAAAATAAAGATTACGAATATGAGTATGAAGATTGGAACAATAGCGTAATTACAGATTTGTTGGGAAATAGTTTTAATCCTTTGAAACGAAATACTCAAAACTTAACTGCTGACGAAAAATTTGCAAATTATCCGTTACATGAAACGTGGGAAAAATGGTATTTAGACAGCAAGTTAACACCTATCGATCTTTATTTATTGACGATGGAAGAAGAATGTGATCGAAAAGTTTGGCGAACTATTTTAGAAAATTATGTGTTCTATAACAAAGGAAAAATTCCAAATCCTTTAAAAACTGATTATTATTGGAACAATCCTTTAAAATCAATTTTGTTTATTCTTCAAGAAAAATTCCCGTTTGAAGATGCAAATAATTTCGTTATTGATGCAACAATTCAATTGTTTTCTGCCTTACCAAAAGACGTTATTAATTATCAAAGTAAAAGAGATAAAAACAATTATTATTACAACGAAGAATTTGGAAATGGTTGGCAAAACGAACGCTTTTTTGATGTTTTTCTGAACAAAATAAACCTTATCAATCTAGAAAAAGATGATGTCCAAAAAGTATGGAATATCTACAGATGGCGTCAATACAATGGTTTAGAAGAAAATATAAAATTTAATAAACCACCGCTTTATATTTATTGTTTAGCTTATCAAAATAAATTCATCACAAAAGATGAAATGTACGAAGGAATTCTAGATCCTGATTGTATCAATGAAATCACAAGTGATCGAAAAAATTATCGTTACCAAGGAAGTAAAACCATGCAAGAAGATTTTCCTTTCTTAACTGAAATGATTGAAAATATTCGAGAAAAATTTTTAGATGTTGAATTAAAACGTGGAGATTCTAATACAAATGTCACGCAATTTGTTCAAAGTTTTGAGCATATTTATGGAATAAATCGTTTTGTTGAAATTTTAGATAAACTTGGAAAAGCTAAACTTTTCAAAGGATACATTTATTCTTGGCGTTATACGGATGTTACAAAACAAAAGTTATTTAGTTTCTTAATTAAACGATGTTTACCACTAGAAACTGATACGCAAGAAGAATTCAATCAATTAGTAAAGAAAGCTAAAATTTCAGAAAGTCGTTTAATAGAAGCTTCTGTTTATGCACCTCAATGGCAAAAATTAGTTAGTAATTATTTAGATTGGAAAGGTTTAGACGCCGCGATTTGGTGGATGCATGCACATACAAAAACATCTGGCTATCAAGCTGAAAATGCTGAATTAGAAAGTGAAGTTGCAAAATATTCCTCAATTGATATTCAAGATTTCAAAGATGGGGCGGTTGACAAAGACTGGTTTACAAAAGCATATAAAGAATTAGGAAAATCGCGTTGGGAAATTTTGTACGAAGCTGCGAAATATATTTCTGACGGAAATGGACATCGTAGAGCAAGACTTTATGCAGATACTTTGACAGGAGATTTAAAAATTAGAGAAGTTACAGCCAAAGTAAAAGATAAACGAGATCAAGATTATTTGCGTGTTTACGGTTTGGTTCCATTGAGCAAAACAAATGCAGAAAAAGATGTTTTATCGCGCTATGAATATTTACAACAATTCAAAAAAGAAAGTAGAGAGTTCGGATCGATGAAACAAACAAGCGAAGCTTTAGCTTTGCGAGTTGCTTTAGAAAACTTGGCAAGAAATGCAGGTTATCCAGATCCTATTCGTTTAACTTGGGCAATGGAATCTCAACAGGTTCAGCAAATTTTATCAAAAGATACACAAGTCGAAATTGATGGTACAACAATAGGTTTGATTATTGATGAAGACGGAAAAGCAGATTTGGTAACTTTTAAAGGAGATAAACAATTAAAATCTATTCCACCAAAACTAAAGAAGGACAAAGCAGTTGTAGAACTTACCAATTATCGTAAAACATTGCGAGAACAATTTACTCGTTCGAGAAAAGGTTTAGAAGAAGCGATGATTCGTGGAGATGATTTTTTATTTTCAGAAATTGAAAATCTTTTTTCACATCCAATCATTTCAAAACATTTAGAGAAATTAGTCTTTATTTCAAGCAAAAATACAATTGGTTTTTATGTAAATGGACAATTAAAGGACGCAAAAGGGAATTTACAATCTATTGATTCTACAGAAATGTTCAGAATTGCTCATTGTTATGATTTACATCAAAATTCTGTTTGGATTGATTATCAACATTATTGTTTTGATCAAAAATTAAAGCAACCTTTTAAACAAATTTTTAGAGAATTATATATTCCTACAGCAGATGAACTAAAGGAAAAATCTATTTCTCGTCGATATGCTGGACATCAAGTTCAACCAAAACAAACATTGGCTTTATTGAAAACACGTGATTGGAAAGTTGATTACGAAGAAGGTTTGCAAAAGGTTTTTCACAAAGAAGGTTATCAAGTTAAGCTATATGCTTTGGCAGATTGGTTTTCTCTTGCTGATGTCGAAAGTCCAACTTTAGAAACTATCGAATTTCACTCATTAAAAACACATAAAAATATTCCTTTCGAAGAAATTAATCCTAGAATTTTCTCGGAAGTAATGCGTGATATTGATTTGGTTGTTAGTGTAGCTCATGTTGGCGGTGTTGATCCTGAAGCAAGTCATTCTACAATTGAAATGCGAACAGTTTTATTAAATGAAACGACTCGATTATTCAAACTGAAAAATGTCGAAACAAAAGGAAGTCATGCTTACATAAAAGGAGAAATGGCAGAATATAGTGTACATTTAGGAAGCGCTGTTGTGCATCAAGTACCAGGTTTGTATTTATCTATTTTACCTGTACAATCGCAACATAGAGGTCGAATATTTTTACCTTTTGCTGATGATGATCCTAAATCTGCAGAAGTCATCTCAAAAGTTTTATTATTAGCAAAAGATAGTGAAATAAAAGATCCAACTATTTTAAGTCAAATAAAACGAGAAATAAACTAA